In Vigna unguiculata cultivar IT97K-499-35 chromosome 3, ASM411807v1, whole genome shotgun sequence, a single genomic region encodes these proteins:
- the LOC114177146 gene encoding NAC domain-containing protein 104-like: protein MADNNVNLPPGFHFYPTDEELVVHFLQRKANLLPCHPDVIPDLELYPYDPWELHGRALAEGKQWYYYSRRTQNRVTGNGYWMPMGMEEPVITSSSNKRVGMKKYYVFHVGEAPDANTTNWIMQEYRLLDSASSSRSSRRRPQPKPDHSKWVICRVYERDNDDDDGDGTELSCLDEVFLSLDDLEEISLPN, encoded by the exons ATGGCAGATAACAATGTCAACCTCCCACCTGGCTTTCACTTTTATCCCACAGATGAAGAGCTTGTCGTCCATTTCCTTCAAAGAAAGGCAAATCTTCTACCTTGCCATCCAGATGTCATCCCTGATCTTGAACTCTACCCATATGATCCTTGGGAACTTCATG GTAGAGCTTTGGCAGAGGGAAAGCAATGGTACTACTACAGCAGGAGGACACAAAATAGGGTCACTGGGAATGGTTATTGGATGCCAATGGGAATGGAAGAGCCAGTGATTACAAGCTCAAGCAACAAGAGAGTTGGCATGaagaaatattatgttttcCATGTGGGAGAAGCCCCTGATGCTAACACCACCAATTGGATAATGCAAGAGTATCGTCTATTAGATTCTGCTTCCTCTAGCAGATCATCCAGAAGAAGACCACAACCAAAACCG GATCACAGTAAATGGGTGATATGTCGAGTTTATGAGCGGGAtaacgatgatgatgatggtgatggAACAGAGCTCTCTTGTTTGGATGAAGTTTTCTTGTCATTGGATGATCTTGAGGAAATAAGTTTGCCAaattaa
- the LOC114175993 gene encoding mitochondrial arginine transporter BAC2, giving the protein MKELSQNQTIAVHGIAGAGSVAFATAFTYPLDTMKVLIQVGSSTGKQLDAAQALSRVVFLSGNAGLYSGFGWLAVGRIFGLGARFGVYEILTAFYKDGREDNYLFPSEALLAGMASGAIETVISSPFELIKLRKQVTSASYVPSPNFALENGARKPLIARLLNGCYPDKRSLDLYTRLISTLTTKNTNMTSALLEYPWTMSGSGKPPAVSSVTRPSDIISLEGWSTLWRGLRSGIARDSVFGGVFFSTWQLLHQAMVDWKAVGMNPPPRFNEDIGPLSPFTVSLTAGFSASVAAAASHGFDTSRSRSQCNVLPKYISMERKILKWKRPGNKFERITGIHPSDRNVLFHGIGWRMARAGLASSMIVGSYLFVADQLTSILT; this is encoded by the exons ATGAAGGAGTTATCTCAGAACCAAACTATCGCTGTCCATGGTATAGCTGGTGCTGGGTCAGTGGCTTTTGCCACTGCCTTCACTTATCCACTCGACACTATGAAAGTTCTTATTCAG GTTGGTTCCAGTACTGGTAAACAATTGGACGCTGCTCAGGCTTTGTCGAGAGTAGTCTTTCTGTCGGGTAATGCAG GTTTGTACAGTGGTTTTGGCTGGTTGGCAGTTGGAAGGATTTTTGGTCTGGGAGCACGATTTGGGGTTTATGAAATTCTGACTGCCTTTTATAAAG ATGGTCGGgaagataattatttgtttccTTCCGAGGCACTTTTGGCTGGCATGGCATCTGGTGCCATTGAGACTGTCATAAGCTCTCCATTTGAACTCATCAAGCTTCGCAAGCAGGTTACCTCTGCTTCATATGTTCCGAGCCCCAACTTTGCTCTGGAAAATGGGGCTCGGAAACCTTTAATTGCAAGGTTACTTAATGGTTGTTATCCAGACAAAAGGTCCTTGGACCTGTATACTCGTCTTATCTCCACcttaacaacaaaaaatacGAACATGACTAGTGCTTTACTAGAGTATCCATGGACAATGTCAGGATCTGGGAAGCCACCAGCAGTTTCCAGTGTCACGAGACCATCTGACATTATATCTTTGGAAGGCTGGAGCACTTTATGGAGAGGTCTTCGTTCTGGAATTGCACGAGATTCTGTATTTGGGGGCGTATTTTTTTCAACCTGGCAATTGCTTCACCAAGCTATGGTAGATTGGAAGGCTGTAGGAATGAATCCTCCACCCAG GTTTAATGAAGACATTGGTCCATTGTCTCCTTTTACTGTTAGTCTTACTGCTGGATTCTCAGCTTCAGTTGCTGCTGCTGCTTCTCATGGTTTTGATACTTCAAGAAGTAGATCACAATGTAATGTTCTTCCAAAG TACATCTCAATGGAGAGAAAGATTTTGAAATGGAAGCGACCAGGAAACAAGTTTGAAAGAATTACTGGGATCCATCCTTCAGACAGGAATGTCTTGTTCCACGGTATTGGTTGGCGGATGGCTCGCGCTGGGTTGGCGTCATCCATGATTGTAGGAAGCTATTTATTTGTTGCTGATCAGCTTACTTCTATTTTGACTTGA